TTGACACTTGACAGTTATTGCGGCTCCAGCCGGTTCACCTTCGCTTTGCGCGCTGCCGCGCACGCCGCTCCGGTTCTCCCGCTTACACCGCCGACGCAGCAGCCCTGGTTTTGGCTACGCTTCGCCGCGGCGGGCGCTGGCGCGACCCCGCCACGGCCAAAACCAGGGCAGCTGCTGTTTTTTGATCTTCAGAAAAGCGGCATCGTAGAGATGTTGCATCGCAGTTACCCGTTCTTGTAGGCACCCAGCGCCAGGGCCTGCCGGGTGGCTTCTTGTGATATGTCCGGTGCGAATTGTATCATGGATCAAACCAGATAGATCTCGTTGGGGTTTCGGGTGAGATAAACCCAGTTCTCTTTGATGTGGTAGCCGTAATCAAAACACATTTTACAAACCACCTCGAAATAGTCGTCCCGGTGTTCGCTGGTATAAAATTTAAGGTTGACCCCAAAACGATGGAACTCTTCCAGTGGGATACGGCGTTCATAAAGGTGATACATATTAAAAAGTTTGATCCGGTTGCTGATCAAAATCCCATAAACTTTCTCGATCGCTGCCATGTCTGCGTCTGTTTCCTTTTGCAGTTCAAGCTTTTCGTGGTCCACCGGAACATCGACGGTCTGCTCATTGCGCCGTTTGTTATTAAATGCTGTCCGGCAAATGTCATTACAAAATTTACGGTCGCTGCGTCCTGCACCCAGTGGTTGTCCGCATTCCTGGCAGGCTTTAGTTTGTTCGGTCATCTTCTACGGCATTGATCGGCTGGTATGAAACGTTTATAAACGTTTAAACAACAAGGAATTGTCGACTTTGATTTTCTGATGCCCGAGATTTGTGTGCTTATCAAGGTATCCCGGTCATGGAAAAGTTGAAAGCAGCAACGAAATACCCTAGCCTGGTCAGCGAAAGTTTCGGCCATGGGAAGAAGCATTATTTTATCGATGTGAAGAAAGCGGTGAACGACTCGCATTTTATCCTGGTGACTTCCAGTGAGCGTTATGGCGAAAATCAGTATCATCGACAAACGGTACAGTTGTGGGAAGAAGACCTGGCGTTCTTCGTGGAGGCCTTATCTATGGTGCTGACGCAAATGACCTGCGGCGACGGGCCGCAATTGTTCAGCCGGGCACCGATGGAAGTGGTCAAAGATCCGACGGGTATGAAAGCGCTGGCTTCGGAAGACCGACCACGCGAGAAACTGCATGCGTTCGGCGCGGGTTCGCTGCGCAATGCGGAGCTGCTGGCGATCCTGCTCTGTACGGGGAGTTCGGAACTTTCAGTTTTGGATCTTTGTGAAACGATCATGCTATCGGTGAAAGATGAGCCGGCGCGTTTGCTGACACGGACAACGGAAGATCTTTGCCGGTTCCGGGGTGTGGGTACAGCGAAAGCAGCTACGTTACTGGCGGCATTGGAGTTGGGGCGACGGGCGTTCCTTTGTCCCTAAAGAAGTTTTAGGCATGGCAAAAGTAGCGCGTGCCCAACCAGTCTGTCAAGGGTATATAAACCCCGCTAGCGCGGGGCCCTTGACAGACTGGCCGTGCAGCGCTGATGGGCCATAAAAACTTCTTTATGGAAAAGTTCGCATTAACCCTTGAATCCCAACCTGCCATCGATGCCTATCTGGCCGACAGTTTTGTTTCCCGTGACGAGATGCCGATCTTACTGGAGATCGGTAGCGCCATTAGTTCAGGTGATATAGCATTATTGGCCTGGTTTGCCGGTTTCGGCGATAGCTTTCGTCAGATACTGATGAATGTTAAGGAACATCGCCGGGCTTTGGAGTTTGGTTTTACGGAGATCGCGTTCAACCGGTATGGTTGGTTTTCTTGCAGTCCGTTCTTAGACAGGGAAACCATTGGTTTTGAGCAAAGCGAGATCCGTATCGGTCGGGGGCCGAACGGTCTTTGGGTTTATGCTTTGCGTTGCAATTATGGCGTAGCCGGTGATAGCGGGCCGCTGTCTGTTTTCTGTAAGCAATATCCGTCGCGTGAAGCGGTATTGGATGCGGCGCTGGCGGAACTCAAAATGAAAATATCCCGCTATGTCGGTAACTCCGATACGACTAATTATAAACAGGATGTATTGAACAAAACGTTGAAAGCGATAGCTGCTTATCAGGTTGACCGGGTACAGTTATCGTTGTTTTGAGTCCTTAATTGACCGCTTACTGTTCAATACTTTAGTAACCCCCCAATAAGGGTTTGGATGATCTATTGAAGACATCAATGATACCTGTCAATGGCTTTTTTTCCGGCTGAGGGTACTTCTGTGTATTTTAGCTGCATATTATGGCATCCAACCGAGATAATTTCAGCCGAAATACAAAAATGATATTGGCGCAGCGTGTCGCCTATCAATGCAGCTGCCCGGGCTGTACCAATATCACCATAGGTCCGCATGGGTCTGATCCGAATAAGTCGATGAATCTGGGCCAGGCAGCACATATCTATGCCGCCGCGATCGGCGGTCCCCGTTATTCAGACAGGATGACGACAGCGGAACGCTCTTCCCCTGATAATGGCATTTGGTTGTGCAATATGCACGCGCGGGCTGTTGATCTGGATGCGGTCACTTATACGGATGTTTTACTCAAGGCCTGGAAGAAAGCGGCCGAGGAAAAGGCGTCCAGGGCCTTACTTCATGCAGAGCGCGAGATCGGAACGGGTTTGGAAACACTGATCGTACTGGATGTGGACCTGATGTTTGCCGGTGAATGGATCGGTGCCAGGGGCGATCGATGGACTTTTGTTGTCGGGGATTTTCTTTTTGGCAATATTGAACGCCTGCGGAACTTTGGCAAAAATGAAATATTACCGCGCCGGCGCTATGTGATCATTGAATCCCAGAATGAAGGGCGGTTGCTGCAGGAAGGCTTCGACTGGCATGTCAATGCCAAAGGCCTGCATGAGATCACGGTCAGGGTCTATCCGGAGATCCCCCGGACAACATTAAGGGAATTGGGTTCAGATATTGCTGATACATTCGATGGTGATCTGTTGATTGGAAGCGGGGATTTTCAAATGATCAGCGGTGCGGCTCATGCTAAACAGGTGATCGAACGCAACCTGGGCATGCCTTTCGGCAGTTGGATCGCTCAACCTTTAATGGGCTCTTATTTCCCGATGTATTATGCGGCTTACCAGGATAATTTGCCAATGCTCAACCGCCTGATACGAATGGAACTGATACGGTTGATGATGATACCTTCTTCATTACTGGAAGCTGATACAAATGCCCCGTTGAGTTTTGTAAAAAGCATTACAGAGGTTTCAGTGATGGCTCCACTGAAAGGGATCGCCGCTGTTTTTGTATCGCTGCTTTGGTCGGACGGAACACCATGGTCCGATACGCTTTATGTCAACTATGAACAAGACGATACTGAACCGGACGACGAAGACCAGGCGATCATCGCG
This genomic interval from Mucilaginibacter defluvii contains the following:
- a CDS encoding UPF0758 domain-containing protein is translated as MEKLKAATKYPSLVSESFGHGKKHYFIDVKKAVNDSHFILVTSSERYGENQYHRQTVQLWEEDLAFFVEALSMVLTQMTCGDGPQLFSRAPMEVVKDPTGMKALASEDRPREKLHAFGAGSLRNAELLAILLCTGSSELSVLDLCETIMLSVKDEPARLLTRTTEDLCRFRGVGTAKAATLLAALELGRRAFLCP